A stretch of Clostridium formicaceticum DNA encodes these proteins:
- a CDS encoding SDR family oxidoreductase has translation MEISLEADMTDKVIVITGGTGVLCAAIVEMLAVKGAKIGVIDINEEALNKMQEAYKNRGLKVLSVHASVLDKNSLEKAKDIIHEKLGKVDILINGAGGNHPKGTTSSEYLYIKDIDTEDIVTFYDLDKEGIEFVFNLNFLGTLLPSQVFTKDMLGKEGCCVINVSSMNAFTPLTKIPAYSAAKSAVSNLTQWMAVHFSKVGIRVNAIAPGFFLTAQNHKLLINEDGSFTERAEKIISNTPMERFGKKEELLGSIQFLINEKASGFINGVVLPIDGGFSAYSGV, from the coding sequence GTGGAGATATCGTTAGAAGCAGATATGACAGACAAGGTGATTGTTATCACAGGAGGCACAGGGGTACTGTGTGCTGCAATTGTTGAAATGTTAGCAGTAAAGGGTGCTAAAATAGGGGTTATAGATATTAATGAAGAGGCACTGAATAAGATGCAAGAAGCGTATAAAAATAGAGGTTTAAAGGTTCTGAGTGTTCATGCCAGTGTTCTTGATAAAAATTCATTGGAAAAGGCCAAAGATATTATTCATGAAAAATTAGGAAAAGTAGATATTTTAATCAATGGTGCTGGAGGAAATCATCCCAAAGGAACCACATCTAGTGAATACTTATATATAAAAGATATAGATACAGAAGATATAGTCACTTTTTACGATCTTGATAAAGAAGGGATAGAATTTGTTTTTAATCTTAACTTTCTTGGTACATTACTACCTTCTCAAGTCTTTACAAAAGATATGCTGGGGAAAGAAGGATGCTGTGTGATTAATGTTTCATCTATGAATGCTTTTACACCTTTAACGAAAATTCCTGCATATAGTGCTGCAAAATCAGCAGTTTCTAATTTAACACAATGGATGGCAGTGCATTTTTCAAAAGTAGGTATTAGGGTGAATGCAATTGCTCCTGGATTTTTTCTTACAGCACAAAATCATAAACTTCTAATCAATGAAGATGGAAGTTTTACTGAAAGAGCTGAAAAAATTATTTCAAATACGCCTATGGAAAGATTCGGTAAGAAAGAAGAGCTTTTAGGTAGCATTCAATTTCTTATCAATGAAAAGGCATCAGGATTTATAAATGGTGTAGTATTGCCTATTGATGGAGGATTTAGTGCGTATTCAGGAGTATAG
- a CDS encoding ABC transporter ATP-binding protein: MNAILEIKSLNVSFQRKDGVVKAVSDANLAIKRSSIFGLIGETGCGKSVLAHSILRLLPHNAIVTGEVFYKDQDISSLPTEAVRKLRGKEIGLIAQNPGEALNPLLKNGTQVIAPMRLHRNFSKKDSWRAAVELLEALDLPNPHQKMQEYPHQLSGGMKQRVLTALGIGGDPSLLIADEPTKGLDVLIRGQVVEVLERLKEMKETTILLITHDLQVAAHLCDELAVMYAGEIIEEGSSKELFNDPIHPYFKGLIDSLPSNGLKAIPGYSPSLVHLPQGCRFFQRCSKAQATCDKISPEIKEVTAGHKVRCRFID; the protein is encoded by the coding sequence ATGAATGCTATATTAGAAATTAAAAGTTTAAATGTCTCCTTCCAAAGGAAAGATGGGGTAGTAAAGGCGGTTTCTGATGCTAACTTAGCAATCAAAAGGAGCAGTATTTTCGGTCTGATTGGTGAAACGGGTTGTGGAAAGTCGGTGTTGGCTCATTCGATTTTGCGATTATTGCCTCATAATGCCATAGTCACAGGAGAGGTGTTTTATAAAGACCAGGATATTTCCTCTTTACCCACGGAGGCGGTACGAAAACTAAGAGGAAAAGAAATTGGTTTAATTGCGCAAAATCCTGGAGAAGCTTTAAATCCTTTACTAAAAAACGGAACACAGGTGATTGCCCCGATGCGGTTACATAGAAACTTTTCTAAAAAAGACAGCTGGAGGGCGGCAGTTGAACTATTAGAGGCCCTTGACTTACCTAATCCACATCAGAAAATGCAGGAGTATCCCCATCAATTGAGTGGAGGTATGAAGCAAAGAGTTTTAACTGCTTTAGGTATTGGAGGAGATCCTTCTTTACTGATTGCAGATGAACCTACAAAAGGTCTCGATGTCTTGATTAGGGGGCAGGTGGTGGAGGTTTTAGAGCGGCTAAAGGAAATGAAGGAGACAACAATCTTGCTGATTACCCATGATTTACAGGTGGCGGCCCACCTATGCGATGAGTTGGCGGTGATGTATGCTGGAGAAATTATTGAAGAAGGTTCAAGTAAAGAACTTTTTAATGACCCTATACATCCCTATTTTAAAGGATTGATTGATTCTCTTCCCAGCAATGGCCTAAAAGCTATTCCTGGTTATAGTCCTAGTCTGGTACACTTACCCCAAGGATGTAGATTCTTTCAGCGATGTTCTAAAGCTCAAGCAACTTGTGATAAAATCTCACCTGAGATAAAAGAAGTAACTGCAGGACACAAAGTGAGGTGTAGATTTATTGATTAA
- the cydC gene encoding thiol reductant ABC exporter subunit CydC, producing MHKIEEINTTTFQGRINLEKVKTLIPYMKSYNKKMALGICSGTLNQVFSITSSALAAYLVGLAATGGSAEKILSLFWLLAALAIGRTAMVYAEMYLVHDVAYSILVDYRNIMYRAIERIAPAYMLKKRSGDIASSVMADVEVLEVFYAHTVGAYIIAIIAPLTFLVILAYIHWLLPLVIFPFLLLVATIPFWFSKKASQQGKEIRAKLGTVNAEVVDGVQGMREIVAFGRGKSYLKKLENGTYDLGRSQIAEGKRLGLEGGLINAAMSLGMVSILAVSSFLVLEGTIDSALIPTIIMLSVYVFSPIVDVSGTARNLGSIGASAQRVFSILNTPTPVEDKAEATSEGPIVSHIQYNKVKFSYNPSEEDVLKEVSFDVKPGETVALVGHSGAGKTTCANLLLRFWDVRGGSIKIGDYDLRDLTQEKLRDMVAVVSQDVYLFNMSIRENIRLGKPEATDEEVEAASKLALAHDFLVKLPQGYETNVGERGVQLSGGQRQRIAIARALIKNSPILLMDEAVSNLDAENERAVQKAISELQKGRTTLVIAHRLSTIMAADKIVVLDKGKVAEIGSHDALVKKNGVYSRLIASQNIGVLE from the coding sequence ATGCATAAAATAGAAGAGATAAATACCACTACATTTCAAGGAAGAATCAACCTAGAAAAAGTAAAAACCTTAATCCCCTACATGAAATCCTATAACAAGAAAATGGCCTTAGGGATCTGCAGCGGTACTTTAAACCAGGTTTTTAGTATCACAAGTTCTGCTTTAGCAGCTTACTTAGTAGGTCTAGCCGCTACTGGAGGATCAGCAGAAAAAATCCTATCCCTTTTTTGGCTGCTAGCCGCCTTAGCTATCGGAAGAACAGCTATGGTTTATGCTGAAATGTATTTAGTTCATGACGTTGCCTACAGTATTTTGGTGGATTATAGAAACATTATGTATAGGGCTATAGAAAGAATCGCTCCTGCTTATATGCTGAAGAAACGCTCAGGAGATATTGCTTCATCAGTGATGGCAGATGTGGAGGTACTAGAGGTCTTTTATGCCCATACGGTAGGAGCATACATTATAGCCATTATAGCTCCCTTAACATTCTTAGTGATACTAGCCTACATTCATTGGTTGCTGCCCTTAGTGATTTTCCCCTTTTTATTATTGGTAGCCACCATACCCTTTTGGTTTAGTAAAAAAGCCAGTCAACAGGGAAAAGAAATACGAGCAAAGTTAGGTACTGTCAATGCAGAAGTGGTGGATGGTGTACAGGGGATGCGGGAAATCGTAGCCTTTGGCCGAGGAAAATCCTACTTAAAGAAGCTAGAAAACGGCACCTATGATCTTGGTAGAAGTCAAATTGCAGAAGGAAAAAGACTAGGCTTAGAAGGGGGTCTCATCAATGCTGCCATGTCATTAGGGATGGTGAGTATCTTAGCTGTATCGAGCTTTTTGGTGCTAGAGGGGACTATAGATTCCGCCTTGATTCCTACGATTATCATGCTGTCGGTGTATGTTTTTTCTCCTATTGTTGATGTCTCTGGCACTGCAAGAAATCTTGGTTCTATTGGAGCATCAGCCCAAAGAGTTTTTTCCATATTAAATACACCTACCCCTGTAGAAGATAAAGCAGAAGCCACATCTGAAGGGCCTATTGTTTCACATATTCAATACAATAAAGTAAAGTTTTCCTACAATCCTTCTGAAGAAGATGTTCTAAAGGAAGTATCCTTTGATGTAAAACCTGGAGAAACCGTGGCATTAGTAGGTCACTCTGGAGCAGGGAAAACCACCTGTGCTAATTTACTGTTACGATTTTGGGATGTTAGAGGAGGCAGTATTAAAATCGGAGATTATGACCTTCGAGACTTAACTCAGGAAAAACTCAGAGATATGGTGGCGGTGGTATCTCAAGATGTTTATCTTTTTAATATGAGTATTCGGGAAAATATTCGCCTAGGAAAGCCAGAGGCTACCGATGAAGAAGTGGAAGCGGCATCGAAACTAGCCTTAGCCCATGACTTTTTAGTAAAACTTCCTCAGGGTTATGAAACCAATGTAGGGGAAAGGGGTGTACAATTATCAGGAGGACAGCGGCAGCGAATTGCCATTGCAAGGGCGTTGATTAAAAATTCTCCGATTCTGTTGATGGATGAAGCTGTATCCAACTTAGATGCAGAAAATGAACGGGCAGTACAAAAAGCTATCTCAGAACTGCAGAAGGGAAGAACCACACTGGTGATTGCCCATCGGCTGTCTACGATCATGGCAGCGGATAAAATTGTGGTTTTAGACAAAGGTAAGGTTGCAGAGATTGGCAGCCATGATGCGTTGGTAAAGAAAAACGGAGTCTATAGTCGTTTGATTGCTTCACAAAATATAGGGGTTTTAGAATAG
- a CDS encoding oligopeptide/dipeptide ABC transporter ATP-binding protein: MIKAENLKKSFTTGIFRKRQIEVLKGVSFEIQAGETLGLVGESGCGKSTLAKIIVRLLPLSSGKIFFEGKDLTSLKTSEMQKTRSKMQLILQHPEAALNPRMKIYDCIVEPLRIHGLAEKGSKEERAIVEKLIEVVGLQPEHLTRYSKEISGGQAQRAVLARILSLEPKFIVADEPTSMLDVSVQAQILNLLKDIQKKFNMAYLFVSHDLEVVRWMSDRIAVMYKGNIIEIGRSEKVLENPIHPYTKSLVENIVNPLKAMKKSSKKEKTSPAFLDWKDDAACSYCISCPNVHQVCGSKPQLQEVETGHHVACWFG, encoded by the coding sequence TTGATTAAAGCAGAGAACTTAAAAAAATCCTTCACTACAGGAATTTTTAGGAAAAGACAAATTGAAGTATTAAAGGGGGTGTCTTTTGAGATACAAGCAGGAGAAACCCTAGGATTGGTAGGAGAAAGCGGCTGTGGTAAATCTACCTTAGCAAAAATTATAGTAAGATTGCTTCCTTTATCTTCAGGAAAAATCTTTTTTGAAGGAAAAGATTTAACCTCTTTAAAAACCAGTGAAATGCAAAAAACACGTTCCAAAATGCAACTCATTCTTCAACATCCTGAAGCTGCACTAAATCCTAGGATGAAAATCTATGATTGCATCGTTGAACCCCTAAGAATTCATGGTTTAGCTGAAAAAGGAAGTAAAGAGGAAAGAGCTATAGTGGAAAAATTAATTGAAGTGGTGGGACTACAACCAGAACATCTCACAAGATATTCAAAGGAGATAAGTGGAGGACAGGCACAAAGAGCTGTTTTAGCAAGAATATTATCCTTAGAACCTAAATTTATTGTTGCGGATGAACCTACCTCTATGCTGGATGTTTCTGTACAGGCTCAAATTCTTAATTTACTAAAGGATATTCAAAAAAAGTTTAACATGGCTTATCTATTTGTTTCTCATGATTTAGAGGTTGTTCGTTGGATGAGTGATCGTATTGCCGTGATGTATAAGGGCAATATCATTGAAATAGGAAGATCTGAAAAAGTATTAGAAAATCCTATACATCCTTATACGAAAAGTCTTGTTGAAAACATAGTAAACCCATTAAAAGCTATGAAAAAAAGTTCTAAAAAAGAAAAAACTTCCCCTGCTTTTCTCGATTGGAAGGATGATGCTGCTTGTAGTTATTGTATTTCTTGTCCCAATGTTCATCAAGTATGTGGGTCCAAACCACAGCTTCAAGAAGTAGAAACAGGCCATCATGTAGCTTGTTGGTTCGGATAA
- a CDS encoding ABC transporter ATP-binding protein encodes MMLHYRLFELTKGIRKRVVLKAIVGISITASYAAQAVLTARATAGIYARREWMDIVIIIVGIIAIIAVRALLLWANEAYAKKASIIVKNTLRQRLYGHLLKLGPGYLERNRTGKLQSTVVSGIEFLEAYLVYYVPHVLVTMIGAGVILGYIFSLNISIGLIILSAFLIALFGPRLWNKLMTKYGWSHWQAFAVLNAQFLDSMQGITTLKAFNASKRRGRELERDSRDLFQQTMNHLKISLLKTGIVGLATTSGSVFAIGLGALFVAKGELLLSQLFILLFLCREAFRPIDELNRYYHQGFMGITASNTIFALLDEVPEVIESKTPISIKSKEALPEILFNKVEFAYDKGLRPALGGVSFRIKSGETVALVGESGSGKSTVVNLLLRFFDPIKGEIIIGGHNIKEYTLEDLRSLMAVVSQETYLFHGTVEDNLRMAKPEATKEEIEKAARTANIHDFIMTLPEGYNTIVGERGVRFSGGERQRMAIARAVLKNAPILLLDEATSSVDTANEKMIQRGLEKLMMNRTTLVIAHRLSTIQNADRILVLKEGKVVEVGSHLELMKLTGTYAKLIHAQQEERCVQYA; translated from the coding sequence ATGATGCTGCACTATCGTTTATTTGAATTAACCAAAGGAATAAGAAAACGGGTGGTTCTAAAGGCCATTGTAGGCATCAGTATCACAGCCAGCTACGCTGCACAGGCTGTTCTTACCGCAAGAGCAACTGCAGGAATTTATGCTAGACGAGAATGGATGGATATTGTCATCATTATTGTAGGTATTATTGCCATTATTGCTGTAAGAGCACTGTTGCTTTGGGCTAATGAAGCTTATGCAAAAAAAGCTTCCATTATTGTGAAAAATACACTAAGACAAAGACTCTATGGTCATTTACTAAAATTAGGGCCAGGCTATCTAGAAAGAAACCGTACGGGAAAACTTCAGTCTACCGTAGTATCAGGAATTGAATTTTTAGAGGCATATCTAGTTTACTATGTGCCTCATGTACTTGTAACCATGATAGGAGCAGGGGTGATTTTAGGCTATATTTTTAGTCTTAATATAAGCATTGGTCTTATTATTTTATCGGCATTTTTAATTGCCCTCTTTGGCCCAAGGCTATGGAATAAGTTAATGACAAAGTATGGGTGGAGCCATTGGCAGGCCTTTGCTGTACTGAACGCTCAGTTTTTAGACAGTATGCAGGGAATTACCACATTAAAGGCCTTTAATGCCAGTAAAAGAAGAGGTAGGGAGCTAGAAAGAGATTCTCGGGACCTTTTTCAACAGACCATGAATCATTTGAAAATTTCTCTATTAAAAACGGGCATAGTAGGCCTAGCCACCACCAGTGGCTCTGTTTTTGCTATTGGTTTGGGTGCCCTTTTTGTGGCAAAGGGAGAACTTTTATTATCCCAGTTATTTATCTTGCTATTTTTATGTAGGGAAGCTTTTCGCCCCATAGATGAATTGAATCGTTATTATCATCAGGGATTTATGGGGATTACTGCCTCCAATACTATCTTTGCTTTACTAGATGAAGTACCAGAGGTGATAGAAAGTAAAACACCTATTAGTATAAAATCTAAGGAAGCGTTACCAGAAATCCTATTTAACAAGGTGGAGTTTGCTTATGATAAAGGACTGAGACCAGCCCTTGGGGGTGTATCCTTTAGGATTAAATCCGGTGAAACGGTGGCTTTGGTGGGAGAATCTGGTTCTGGAAAATCTACCGTTGTTAATCTGCTGCTAAGGTTTTTTGATCCCATCAAAGGAGAAATTATCATAGGAGGTCACAATATAAAGGAATACACCCTAGAGGATTTAAGAAGTTTAATGGCGGTGGTATCCCAGGAAACCTATCTTTTTCATGGTACTGTAGAAGATAATCTAAGAATGGCAAAGCCTGAAGCTACCAAGGAAGAAATAGAAAAAGCCGCAAGAACTGCCAATATTCATGATTTCATTATGACTTTACCAGAGGGCTATAATACCATTGTAGGAGAACGGGGTGTGAGATTTTCTGGTGGTGAAAGACAGCGTATGGCCATTGCAAGAGCAGTTTTAAAGAATGCTCCTATTCTTCTGTTAGACGAAGCCACCTCCAGCGTAGATACAGCCAATGAGAAGATGATTCAAAGGGGACTAGAAAAGCTGATGATGAATCGAACCACCTTAGTCATTGCCCATCGTTTATCTACCATACAAAATGCTGATCGAATTTTGGTATTAAAGGAAGGCAAGGTTGTTGAAGTCGGTTCCCACTTAGAACTGATGAAATTAACAGGAACTTATGCTAAGCTTATTCATGCACAGCAAGAGGAAAGGTGTGTGCAGTATGCATAA
- a CDS encoding DUF1846 domain-containing protein, whose product MKIGFDHKKYLEEQSKYILERVNHYDKLYLEFGGKLLFDLHAKRVLPGFDENAKIKLLHKLKEKVEVVICVYAGDIERNKIRGDFGITYDMDVLRMIDDLRDYALDVNSVVITRYDGQPATTVFINKLERRGIKVYTHRATKGYPTDVDTIVSDEGYGKNPYIETTKPIVVVTAPGPGSGKLATCFSQLYHEYKRGKVAGYSKFETFPVWNVPLKHPLNIAYEAATVDLRDVNMIDSFHFDAYNKIAVNYNRDIETFPVLKRIIEKITGEEAVYKSPTDMGVNRVGFGIIDDEVIKEASKQEIIRRYFKTECEYKKGYVDKETFERVKLIMEELELKEEDRKVVMPARSRSAKLKELSNKNEICPAVAIELQDGTILTGKSSNLMDATAAVILNAVKYFANISDEIHLISPVILEPIISLKVKTLGSRTPALDCEEILIALSICAATNPTAQVAMEKLSMLKGCQAHSTTILSRNDEQIFRELGIDITCDPEYPSESLYYNN is encoded by the coding sequence ATGAAAATAGGATTTGATCACAAGAAATACTTAGAAGAACAATCAAAATACATTTTAGAAAGAGTGAATCACTATGATAAACTCTACCTGGAATTTGGTGGAAAATTGTTGTTTGACCTTCATGCAAAAAGGGTTTTACCTGGATTCGATGAGAATGCAAAAATCAAACTACTGCATAAGTTAAAAGAAAAGGTTGAGGTTGTTATTTGTGTATATGCAGGAGATATTGAAAGAAACAAAATAAGAGGAGATTTTGGCATCACCTATGATATGGATGTTTTAAGAATGATAGATGATTTAAGAGACTATGCGTTAGATGTAAATAGTGTTGTCATTACAAGGTATGATGGACAACCAGCTACAACTGTTTTTATCAATAAGCTTGAACGCAGAGGTATAAAGGTATATACCCACAGAGCAACCAAGGGATATCCTACAGATGTAGATACCATTGTAAGTGATGAAGGCTATGGTAAGAACCCATACATTGAAACAACAAAGCCAATTGTTGTTGTAACCGCTCCAGGACCAGGAAGTGGTAAGTTGGCCACCTGCTTCAGTCAGCTTTATCATGAATATAAAAGAGGTAAGGTAGCAGGGTACTCAAAATTTGAAACCTTCCCTGTGTGGAATGTTCCGTTAAAACATCCTTTAAACATAGCCTATGAAGCTGCAACGGTAGACCTTAGGGATGTAAATATGATTGATTCCTTCCACTTTGATGCTTATAATAAAATCGCTGTAAACTATAATCGTGATATCGAAACCTTTCCTGTACTTAAAAGAATTATAGAAAAGATTACGGGGGAAGAGGCTGTGTATAAATCTCCAACAGATATGGGTGTAAATAGAGTAGGTTTTGGCATTATTGATGATGAGGTCATCAAAGAAGCTTCTAAGCAAGAGATTATTAGAAGATATTTTAAAACAGAATGTGAGTACAAAAAAGGTTATGTAGATAAAGAAACCTTTGAAAGGGTCAAGTTGATTATGGAAGAGCTAGAGCTAAAAGAAGAGGATAGAAAAGTGGTTATGCCGGCAAGAAGTCGTTCAGCTAAACTAAAAGAATTGTCTAATAAAAACGAAATATGTCCTGCTGTAGCGATAGAGTTGCAGGATGGTACCATATTGACTGGTAAGAGTTCAAATCTAATGGATGCCACTGCTGCGGTAATTTTAAATGCTGTAAAATATTTTGCAAATATTTCTGATGAAATTCACCTTATTTCACCAGTGATTTTAGAACCTATCATAAGCTTAAAGGTAAAAACATTAGGCAGCAGAACACCAGCTTTAGACTGTGAGGAAATTTTAATCGCCTTGAGTATATGTGCTGCTACAAATCCAACAGCTCAAGTTGCTATGGAGAAGTTATCCATGCTTAAAGGATGTCAGGCCCATTCTACTACCATCTTAAGCAGAAATGATGAGCAGATTTTTAGAGAGCTTGGTATTGATATCACCTGTGATCCAGAGTATCCTTCGGAAAGTCTTTATTATAATAATTAG
- a CDS encoding GntR family transcriptional regulator has protein sequence MKIYEKKKDENLKEYIYRLLKDNIMELELKPGTILSENELSKILNVSRTPIREVLRRLNNEHLIEIMPQTGTMVTYIDRALIDEVLFMRFVLEKEIIKLLQDTIATEEVNGLENLLSLQEFYMNKSMIIDFHKYDTKFHEKLFAISKKTRVWESITNLSTHYARARLLYDHNHNKAQKSIIIQHRKILNAITEKASYQEIEEILREHILAPCESWPTEFQKAGVNEYFLEMKNT, from the coding sequence ATGAAAATATATGAGAAAAAAAAAGATGAAAATCTAAAAGAATATATTTACAGACTATTAAAAGATAATATCATGGAATTAGAATTGAAACCTGGAACCATTCTTTCTGAAAATGAACTTTCAAAAATATTAAATGTTTCACGGACACCTATACGAGAAGTCTTAAGACGTTTGAATAATGAGCATTTAATAGAAATCATGCCGCAAACAGGCACTATGGTCACCTATATTGATAGAGCTCTGATAGATGAAGTGTTATTTATGAGATTTGTTTTAGAAAAAGAAATAATAAAACTTCTTCAGGATACAATAGCCACGGAAGAAGTGAATGGATTGGAAAATCTATTATCATTACAAGAATTTTATATGAACAAATCTATGATTATTGATTTTCATAAATATGATACGAAGTTTCATGAAAAGCTATTTGCAATTAGCAAAAAAACTAGGGTATGGGAATCTATTACAAATTTAAGCACCCATTACGCTAGAGCTAGACTCCTATATGATCATAATCATAATAAAGCGCAAAAAAGTATAATAATACAGCACCGAAAAATTTTAAATGCAATAACAGAAAAAGCCTCCTACCAAGAGATCGAAGAGATTTTAAGAGAGCATATTCTTGCTCCCTGCGAATCATGGCCCACGGAGTTTCAAAAAGCAGGCGTTAATGAATATTTTCTAGAAATGAAAAACACCTAG
- the uxuA gene encoding mannonate dehydratase has product MEMAFRWYGMADSISLEFIGQIPGMKGIVTAIYDIPVGEVWPLDKILELKSSVEKSGLHISAIESVPVHEDIKLGRPTKDKYIENYKETIKNLGEAGIKVVCYNFMPVFDWTRSDLAYQLADGSTTLIYNQDTVNKMDPLSGDLALPGWDASYTKNQMESLIKEYKELGEEKLWENLEYFIKNIIPVAEASGVKMAIHPDDPPWSIFGLPRIITCKENFKRFLAIYDSSYHGITFCTGSLGCTETNDLVDMIKYFSGEKQRIHFAHLRNVKWNGHRSFYESAHPSEYGSLDMYRILKALLDAGFDGPYRSDHGRMIWKETGKPGYGLYDRALGAVYIHGLIEAITKSK; this is encoded by the coding sequence ATGGAGATGGCTTTTAGATGGTACGGAATGGCAGATTCTATATCATTAGAATTTATTGGTCAAATACCCGGAATGAAGGGAATTGTTACAGCGATTTATGATATACCTGTGGGTGAGGTTTGGCCACTAGATAAAATACTGGAATTAAAATCAAGTGTTGAGAAAAGTGGACTACATATTTCTGCTATTGAGAGTGTTCCAGTACACGAGGATATAAAACTTGGGCGGCCTACAAAAGATAAATATATAGAAAACTATAAGGAAACTATAAAAAATTTAGGTGAGGCCGGAATAAAAGTTGTCTGTTATAATTTTATGCCTGTTTTCGATTGGACCAGATCTGACTTAGCTTATCAACTTGCTGATGGATCAACAACACTTATTTATAATCAAGATACAGTCAATAAAATGGATCCTTTATCAGGAGATTTAGCGCTTCCTGGATGGGACGCATCCTATACTAAAAATCAAATGGAAAGCCTTATTAAAGAATATAAAGAATTAGGTGAAGAGAAGCTTTGGGAAAATCTTGAGTATTTTATAAAAAATATCATACCGGTAGCGGAAGCCTCTGGCGTTAAAATGGCCATTCATCCAGATGATCCACCCTGGTCAATCTTCGGACTTCCAAGAATTATAACTTGTAAAGAAAATTTTAAAAGGTTTCTTGCTATTTATGATAGCAGTTACCATGGGATTACTTTTTGCACAGGATCATTAGGTTGTACGGAAACAAATGATTTGGTAGACATGATAAAATACTTTTCAGGAGAAAAGCAAAGAATACATTTTGCACATTTGAGAAATGTAAAATGGAATGGACATAGAAGTTTTTATGAATCTGCCCACCCATCTGAATATGGATCATTAGATATGTATAGGATTTTAAAAGCCTTGCTAGATGCAGGCTTTGATGGGCCATACCGCTCTGATCATGGTAGAATGATTTGGAAGGAAACGGGAAAGCCAGGTTACGGTTTATATGATAGAGCACTAGGAGCAGTTTATATTCATGGACTTATTGAGGCTATAACCAAATCCAAATAA
- a CDS encoding YdcF family protein — MKKKLLGLFIFVAVVLLTLQVNIIWSGFKQVPKKSDAIVVLGCRLWGDQPSHMLTYRLNKALELYEEGYASTIIVSGAQGEDEWITEAAAMKAYLVDKGIDSEVILKEENSFSTFQNLYYSKEIMDKQALESAIIVTNAFHVHRALMIGNRLGMDVSSSSAKSYPNPALIVRYYVREVFAYMKDFLFSH, encoded by the coding sequence ATGAAAAAAAAGTTATTAGGACTATTTATATTCGTTGCTGTAGTTTTACTTACCCTTCAAGTGAACATCATCTGGAGTGGCTTCAAACAAGTCCCAAAAAAATCCGATGCAATTGTTGTACTGGGCTGCAGGCTTTGGGGAGATCAACCTAGTCACATGTTAACTTATCGTTTGAATAAGGCTTTAGAACTTTATGAGGAAGGCTATGCCTCCACAATCATCGTCAGCGGTGCTCAAGGTGAGGATGAATGGATTACAGAGGCTGCCGCTATGAAGGCTTATCTCGTAGATAAAGGTATTGATTCAGAAGTAATATTAAAGGAGGAAAACTCCTTCAGCACATTTCAAAACCTTTATTATAGCAAAGAAATCATGGACAAGCAGGCATTAGAAAGTGCCATCATTGTTACAAACGCTTTTCATGTACATCGTGCTTTAATGATCGGTAATCGATTAGGGATGGATGTTAGCAGCAGTTCTGCAAAATCCTACCCAAATCCCGCCTTGATTGTAAGATATTATGTCCGAGAGGTTTTTGCCTATATGAAAGACTTTCTATTTTCTCATTAA